A single region of the Pseudomonas mandelii genome encodes:
- the gnd gene encoding phosphogluconate dehydrogenase (NAD(+)-dependent, decarboxylating), producing the protein MQLGIIGLGRMGGNIARRLMLNGHTTVVYDRNTAFVDTLAAEGAKGVIDLPALVAGLAKPRAVWVMLPAGAPTEDTIDSLSTLLEAGDTIIDGGNTFYKDDIRRAKTLSEKGLHYVDVGTSGGVWGLERGYCMMIGGEAEVVKRLDPLFDSLAPGIGDIPRTKDRKSEDDRAERGYIHAGPAGSGHFVKMIHNGIEYGMMQAFAEGFDILKTKASENLPEDQRFDLNVADIAEVWRRGSVVSSWLLDLTADALASDPKLDGYSGSVADSGEGRWTIEAAMEQSVPVPVLSNSLFSRYRSRGQGTFGDKILSAQRFGFGGHVETSKK; encoded by the coding sequence ATGCAACTCGGGATTATTGGACTGGGCCGCATGGGCGGAAATATTGCGCGTCGCCTGATGCTCAACGGGCATACCACCGTTGTTTACGACCGCAATACCGCCTTCGTCGACACCCTGGCAGCAGAAGGCGCCAAGGGCGTCATCGACTTGCCGGCGCTGGTCGCAGGCCTGGCCAAGCCACGTGCGGTGTGGGTCATGCTGCCGGCCGGCGCGCCGACCGAAGACACCATCGACTCCCTGAGCACCTTGCTCGAAGCCGGCGACACCATCATCGACGGCGGCAACACCTTCTATAAGGACGACATCCGCCGGGCGAAAACCCTGTCGGAAAAAGGCCTGCACTACGTCGATGTCGGCACATCCGGCGGCGTCTGGGGCCTGGAGCGCGGTTACTGCATGATGATCGGCGGCGAAGCCGAGGTGGTGAAACGCCTAGATCCGCTGTTCGACAGCCTGGCCCCCGGCATAGGTGACATCCCGCGTACCAAGGACCGCAAGTCGGAAGACGATCGCGCCGAGCGCGGTTACATCCACGCCGGCCCTGCAGGTTCTGGCCATTTCGTGAAGATGATCCACAACGGCATCGAGTACGGAATGATGCAGGCCTTTGCCGAAGGCTTCGACATCCTCAAGACCAAAGCCAGCGAAAACCTGCCGGAAGACCAACGTTTCGACCTGAACGTGGCCGACATCGCCGAAGTCTGGCGCCGTGGCAGCGTGGTGTCGTCGTGGTTGCTCGACCTGACCGCCGACGCACTGGCCAGCGATCCGAAACTCGACGGGTACTCCGGCTCCGTGGCTGACAGCGGTGAAGGCCGCTGGACCATCGAAGCCGCCATGGAGCAATCGGTGCCTGTACCGGTGCTGTCGAACTCGTTGTTCTCGCGCTACCGTTCGCGCGGCCAAGGCACCTTTGGCGACAAGATCCTCTCGGCCCAGCGCTTCGGCTTCGGCGGCCACGTGGAGACTTCGAAAAAATGA
- a CDS encoding TonB-dependent siderophore receptor: protein MFAPITRSMTFTLGLCSAALSPDLLAETAPDQEPSHTLELGATNVTAQGLGSTTENTESYTTGAMSTATRLNLSIKETPQSVSVVTRQQMDDFKLGTLSEAMSQTTGVVVQHNDSDRVSYSSRGYSINNFQIDGMLNTFSYMKSDSDTIIYDRIEVVRGATGLTTGAGDPSATINMVRKRPTAQWEAQTGVSGGSYDDYYSYVDVGGPLAFDGRLRGRGVLAYRDSGSYRDKYALQREVGYGILEADLTDDTVLAVGYDYQNKQVQGTSWGTVPYWNADGSKANLGRSTNMATPWSSWPLKDKTAFATLDQQLGAGWHLKAAYTHRESDTDGKIYYGGGGFPEADRSGMIANVSHMVGTQKMKAYDFNVSGPYSLLGREHEMMIGYGEAERIEDNPYTVDGPRSPDYEKVPDWKYMGGIPKFPDTVTGLKGSDESTRQKAGYLATRLTLTDDLHAVLGSRYGTWEISRKANQYDGNLQLTGVESTSQKHNDMWTPYAGLLYDITPEYTAYVSYTDIFKPQDERDSNHNYLEPVVGSNYELGLKGSLLEERLNLATAVFWSKQDNVAELDDSVPPDPVTGEEFFKSGGKGNKVQGFEAEVSGEVMAGWNMTAGYTYTHSANGEKQRNNTNQPLNMFRFSTAYRLPGDWQALTVGGAVNWQSDVYRAARRPVGRGADGEIITASTHIRQEAYTVVKLMSRYAFDQHLSASLNVDNLFDKKYYDNVGFYNGVYWGDPRTVTLSLDWKL, encoded by the coding sequence ATGTTCGCGCCTATCACCCGTTCCATGACCTTTACCCTGGGCCTGTGCAGTGCTGCGCTGAGCCCCGACCTGCTGGCTGAAACCGCCCCGGATCAAGAGCCGAGCCACACCCTTGAACTGGGTGCAACCAATGTGACAGCCCAGGGATTGGGCAGCACCACCGAAAACACCGAGTCATACACCACCGGTGCCATGAGCACCGCTACGCGGCTCAACCTGTCGATCAAGGAAACGCCGCAATCGGTGTCCGTAGTCACGCGCCAGCAAATGGACGACTTCAAACTCGGCACGCTTTCCGAAGCCATGAGCCAGACCACCGGCGTGGTGGTTCAGCACAACGATTCGGACCGCGTCAGCTATTCGTCCCGTGGTTACTCGATCAACAACTTCCAGATCGATGGAATGCTCAACACCTTCAGCTACATGAAGTCCGATTCCGACACCATTATTTACGACCGCATCGAAGTGGTTCGCGGCGCGACCGGCCTGACCACGGGCGCCGGCGATCCTTCCGCGACGATCAACATGGTGCGCAAACGGCCGACCGCACAATGGGAGGCCCAGACCGGTGTCAGCGGCGGCAGCTATGACGATTACTACAGTTACGTCGATGTCGGCGGACCGCTGGCCTTCGACGGCCGCCTGCGCGGTCGCGGTGTGCTGGCTTATCGCGACAGCGGTTCCTACCGAGACAAGTACGCGTTGCAACGGGAAGTCGGCTACGGGATTCTCGAAGCCGACCTGACTGATGACACCGTGCTGGCCGTGGGATATGACTACCAAAACAAACAGGTGCAAGGCACCTCTTGGGGCACCGTGCCCTACTGGAATGCTGACGGCAGCAAAGCCAACCTCGGACGCTCGACCAACATGGCCACACCGTGGAGTTCCTGGCCACTGAAAGACAAGACCGCGTTTGCCACGCTGGACCAGCAACTGGGCGCCGGCTGGCACCTCAAGGCCGCTTACACCCACCGTGAGAGTGACACCGACGGCAAGATCTACTACGGCGGTGGCGGCTTCCCCGAGGCAGATCGCAGCGGCATGATCGCCAACGTCAGCCACATGGTCGGCACGCAAAAAATGAAAGCCTATGACTTCAACGTGTCCGGCCCTTATTCGCTGCTCGGGCGTGAGCACGAAATGATGATCGGCTATGGCGAAGCCGAACGCATCGAAGACAACCCTTACACGGTAGACGGCCCGCGGTCGCCGGATTACGAGAAAGTCCCCGACTGGAAGTACATGGGCGGCATTCCCAAATTCCCGGACACCGTCACCGGCCTGAAAGGCTCCGATGAAAGCACCCGGCAAAAGGCCGGTTACCTGGCCACGCGACTGACCCTGACCGACGACCTGCACGCGGTACTCGGCAGTCGCTATGGCACGTGGGAAATTTCAAGAAAGGCCAACCAATACGACGGCAATCTGCAACTGACCGGTGTCGAATCCACCAGCCAGAAGCACAACGACATGTGGACACCTTACGCCGGGCTGCTCTACGACATCACGCCTGAATACACCGCTTATGTCAGCTACACCGATATTTTCAAGCCGCAGGACGAGCGTGACAGCAATCACAACTACCTCGAGCCAGTGGTCGGCAGCAACTATGAACTGGGGCTCAAGGGCAGCCTGCTCGAAGAGCGACTGAACCTCGCCACCGCGGTGTTCTGGAGCAAGCAGGATAACGTGGCCGAACTCGACGACTCGGTGCCACCGGACCCGGTCACCGGAGAGGAGTTCTTTAAATCGGGCGGCAAAGGCAACAAAGTCCAGGGTTTCGAAGCCGAGGTCTCAGGTGAAGTGATGGCAGGCTGGAACATGACGGCCGGCTACACCTACACCCACTCGGCCAATGGCGAGAAGCAGCGCAACAACACCAACCAGCCGTTGAACATGTTCCGCTTCTCCACGGCTTACCGCTTGCCCGGCGACTGGCAGGCACTGACCGTGGGCGGCGCCGTGAACTGGCAAAGCGACGTCTACCGCGCCGCCAGACGCCCGGTCGGCCGTGGCGCCGATGGCGAGATCATTACCGCCAGCACCCACATCCGTCAGGAGGCCTACACGGTGGTCAAACTGATGTCGCGCTACGCATTTGATCAGCACCTGTCAGCTTCGCTGAACGTCGATAACCTGTTCGACAAGAAGTATTACGACAACGTCGGCTTCTACAACGGCGTCTACTGGGGTGACCCGCGCACGGTCACCCTGAGCCTGGACTGGAAGCTCTGA
- a CDS encoding nuclear transport factor 2 family protein: protein MSNPASSLAPAIAAYIAAANARDTSRVGSFFAEDANVFDEGQHRIGTQAIAQWMQDTAQRYEPRVEVLDVQQRTGKVLVHNLISGTFPGSPLELRYMFRLNEQGKIARLDISL from the coding sequence ATGTCCAATCCAGCCTCTTCACTGGCACCCGCCATCGCCGCCTACATTGCTGCCGCCAATGCCCGCGACACCTCGCGGGTCGGCAGTTTTTTTGCTGAGGACGCCAACGTGTTCGATGAGGGCCAACACCGGATCGGCACGCAAGCCATCGCCCAATGGATGCAAGACACCGCGCAACGTTATGAACCACGGGTCGAAGTGCTCGACGTTCAGCAACGTACCGGCAAAGTCCTAGTGCACAACCTGATTTCCGGGACCTTTCCCGGCAGTCCGCTGGAACTGCGCTACATGTTCCGCCTCAACGAGCAGGGCAAGATCGCCCGGCTGGACATCTCTCTGTAA
- a CDS encoding GNAT family N-acetyltransferase, translated as MESADILVLQASYTNGLHAEAIGVVLNAYAEDPMGGGHPLPEDILRQLPGELAKRPHAFSVLAFVGGEPAGLVNCFEGFSTFACRPLVNVHDVAVMPRFRGLGLSQKMLQKVEDIARQRGCCKITLEVLEGNAVAQASYGKFGFAPGMFDPAHGRMLFWTKDL; from the coding sequence ATGGAATCCGCAGACATTCTGGTGCTTCAGGCCAGCTACACCAATGGGCTGCATGCCGAGGCGATCGGTGTGGTGCTCAATGCCTACGCCGAAGACCCGATGGGCGGCGGGCACCCACTGCCCGAAGACATCCTGCGGCAACTGCCGGGGGAACTGGCCAAGCGTCCTCATGCATTCAGCGTGCTGGCGTTTGTCGGTGGCGAACCGGCCGGGCTGGTCAATTGCTTCGAAGGTTTCTCGACGTTTGCCTGCCGGCCGCTGGTCAACGTGCACGATGTGGCGGTGATGCCCAGGTTTCGCGGCCTGGGGTTGAGCCAGAAGATGCTGCAAAAAGTTGAAGACATCGCCCGCCAGCGCGGCTGCTGCAAGATCACCCTGGAAGTCCTCGAGGGTAATGCCGTCGCGCAGGCGTCTTATGGCAAGTTCGGATTTGCCCCCGGCATGTTCGACCCGGCCCATGGCCGAATGCTGTTTTGGACCAAGGACCTTTAA
- a CDS encoding helix-turn-helix transcriptional regulator codes for MSRTTRLLTLLQVLRGKSRPATAATLAGELQISERTLYRDIAELTALGAPIFGEAGVGYVLRSGLFLPPLMLNADETEAIVLGLRYVDQRGDEVLSKAAADALAKIAAVLAPEAQDALRNPTVLPGPRGYGYPQNAVPLNVFRQAIRDQSKLNIDYADAQQVPSQRLIWPLALGFLNEVRIIVAWCELRSAYRTFRTDRISAAHEQGERYPGRRSDLLRTWHKQMQLDDAGRFTPDKN; via the coding sequence GTGTCGCGTACCACTCGTTTACTCACGTTGTTGCAAGTACTGCGGGGTAAAAGTCGTCCGGCCACGGCCGCGACGCTCGCCGGGGAATTGCAGATTTCCGAACGCACGTTGTACCGCGACATCGCCGAGTTGACCGCGCTGGGCGCACCCATCTTCGGCGAAGCAGGGGTCGGCTACGTGTTGCGCAGCGGGTTGTTCCTGCCGCCTCTGATGCTCAATGCCGACGAAACCGAAGCCATCGTGCTCGGATTGCGTTACGTCGATCAGCGTGGCGACGAGGTGTTGAGCAAAGCCGCGGCCGATGCCCTGGCGAAGATTGCCGCCGTGTTGGCGCCTGAAGCTCAGGATGCTTTGCGCAACCCGACGGTGTTGCCGGGCCCGCGCGGCTATGGGTATCCGCAAAACGCCGTGCCGTTGAACGTGTTTCGTCAGGCGATTCGCGATCAATCCAAGCTGAACATCGATTATGCAGACGCTCAACAGGTGCCCAGTCAGCGGCTGATCTGGCCATTGGCGCTGGGTTTTCTCAATGAGGTGCGGATCATTGTCGCCTGGTGCGAATTGCGCAGTGCCTACCGCACGTTTCGTACCGACCGGATCTCGGCCGCTCACGAGCAGGGCGAGCGCTATCCGGGGCGACGCAGCGACCTGTTGCGCACCTGGCACAAGCAGATGCAACTGGATGACGCCGGGCGTTTCACTCCTGACAAGAACTGA
- a CDS encoding DUF6026 family protein, producing the protein MGTVQAARPAQTLYVTIRRDELRQLKEERDLLKQELAQLRLLTQSSSAQPLPVTARAPHA; encoded by the coding sequence ATGGGCACAGTACAAGCAGCACGGCCAGCACAAACCCTTTACGTCACGATCCGTCGTGATGAATTGCGCCAGTTGAAAGAAGAGCGCGACCTGTTGAAGCAGGAGCTCGCGCAGCTGCGCTTACTCACACAAAGCTCTTCGGCTCAGCCCTTGCCCGTCACCGCGCGCGCACCACACGCCTGA
- the chrA gene encoding chromate efflux transporter — translation MSRLDDAQGRAPVKTDKPWAIFLIFLRLGLTSFGGPVAHLGYFRDEFVARRRWLGEAAYAELIALCQFLPGPASSQVGMALGLSRAGYWGALAAWAGFTLPSALILTLLALGITHGGWALPAGLIHGLKIVAVAVVAQAVWGMARTLCRGPVQVAITLLATAGVLLWPTMGGQLTVMAVAALIGLVLLHNANAAPREGLSIRVSRVAGWLAMAVFVTLLLGLPLIAHYWPDSLTSLFDRFYRTGALVFGGGHVVLPLLQSQVVSTGLLDNDVFLAGYAAAQAMPGPLFTFAAFLGASISGWSGALVCVLAIFLPSLLLVIGVLPFWQRLRGIGRVQAALAGVNAGVVGLLLAALYQPLWTTSILGPLDVLMAVLALMALLFWRCQPWLLVLLGGFCGVLLGA, via the coding sequence ATGAGCCGCCTCGATGACGCGCAAGGCAGGGCACCCGTGAAAACGGACAAGCCGTGGGCGATTTTCCTGATCTTTCTGCGCCTGGGGCTGACCTCGTTTGGCGGTCCTGTCGCCCATCTGGGCTATTTTCGTGACGAGTTCGTGGCGCGTCGGCGCTGGCTCGGCGAAGCCGCCTACGCCGAACTGATTGCCCTGTGCCAGTTTCTGCCGGGCCCGGCGAGCAGCCAGGTGGGCATGGCGCTGGGTTTGTCCCGCGCCGGCTATTGGGGGGCATTGGCGGCGTGGGCAGGGTTTACCTTGCCCTCGGCGCTGATCCTGACGCTGCTGGCATTGGGCATCACCCACGGTGGCTGGGCGTTGCCGGCGGGTTTGATTCACGGGCTGAAAATTGTCGCCGTCGCCGTGGTTGCCCAGGCCGTGTGGGGAATGGCCCGCACGTTATGCCGAGGTCCGGTGCAAGTGGCCATCACGCTGCTGGCGACTGCCGGGGTGTTGCTCTGGCCAACGATGGGCGGGCAACTGACGGTGATGGCCGTGGCGGCGCTGATCGGCCTGGTCTTGCTGCACAACGCCAATGCAGCGCCACGGGAGGGTTTGTCGATTCGGGTCAGTCGCGTGGCCGGCTGGCTGGCGATGGCTGTGTTCGTGACGTTGCTGTTGGGGTTGCCGTTGATTGCGCATTACTGGCCGGACTCGCTGACCAGCCTGTTCGACCGTTTCTACCGCACGGGGGCGCTGGTGTTTGGCGGCGGCCATGTGGTGTTGCCGCTGTTACAAAGCCAGGTCGTGAGCACGGGATTGCTCGACAATGACGTGTTTCTCGCCGGTTACGCCGCCGCGCAAGCGATGCCAGGACCATTGTTCACGTTTGCGGCGTTCCTTGGCGCGTCCATCAGCGGCTGGAGCGGCGCGCTGGTGTGCGTCCTGGCGATTTTCCTGCCGTCGCTGCTGCTGGTGATCGGCGTCCTGCCGTTCTGGCAGCGCTTGCGTGGCATTGGCCGAGTGCAAGCGGCGCTGGCCGGGGTCAACGCCGGGGTGGTGGGGTTGTTGCTGGCTGCGTTGTATCAGCCATTGTGGACCACCTCGATCCTCGGGCCGCTGGATGTTCTGATGGCGGTCCTGGCATTGATGGCGCTTCTGTTCTGGCGGTGCCAGCCGTGGTTACTGGTGCTGCTGGGCGGGTTTTGCGGGGTGCTGCTGGGCGCGTGA
- the zapE gene encoding cell division protein ZapE, protein MNVDSPLSAWQHAIEQKGFVQDEAQEHAVWALQKCHEALHEGRTPITGVYLWGPVGRGKTWLMDQFYQNLKVPARRQHFHHFMGWVHQRSFQLTGTADPLKALARELSQEVRVLCFDELFVNDIGDAIILGRLFQVMFEQGVVVVCTSNQPPDQLYADGFNRDRFVPAIEAIKKHMQVIAVDGGEDHRLHPGAGLQRYWVAAPGQPSALGEVFNGLTAGQPTSSDPITVGYRSVTVVQASSTVLWCRYADLCEQPFAAMDFMALCDTFSAILLSEVPNLSAQKREGRIARGTEDGAERVVAGDRELPQLSVHDDGVRRFIALVDECYDRKVPLYLEAQVPMAALYTEGYLEFPFRRTLSRLQEMQLQRFAEA, encoded by the coding sequence ATGAATGTCGACTCTCCCCTAAGCGCCTGGCAACACGCCATTGAACAGAAGGGCTTCGTCCAGGACGAAGCCCAGGAACATGCCGTGTGGGCGCTGCAAAAATGCCACGAAGCCCTGCATGAAGGCCGCACGCCGATCACCGGCGTTTACCTCTGGGGGCCGGTCGGACGGGGCAAGACCTGGTTGATGGATCAGTTCTACCAAAACCTCAAGGTCCCGGCCCGACGCCAACACTTTCACCATTTCATGGGCTGGGTGCATCAGCGCTCGTTCCAACTGACCGGCACCGCCGACCCGTTGAAGGCGCTGGCCCGTGAGTTGAGCCAGGAAGTGCGGGTGCTGTGTTTCGATGAACTGTTCGTCAACGACATCGGCGACGCGATCATTCTCGGGCGTTTGTTTCAGGTGATGTTCGAGCAGGGCGTGGTGGTGGTCTGCACCTCCAATCAACCGCCGGACCAGCTATACGCCGATGGCTTCAACCGTGACCGCTTCGTGCCCGCCATCGAAGCGATCAAAAAACACATGCAGGTGATCGCGGTGGATGGCGGCGAAGACCATCGCCTGCATCCCGGCGCGGGTCTGCAACGGTATTGGGTGGCGGCGCCCGGGCAGCCGAGCGCGCTCGGTGAGGTGTTCAACGGGTTGACCGCAGGCCAGCCCACGTCCAGCGATCCGATCACGGTTGGTTACCGCTCGGTCACTGTGGTGCAGGCCAGTTCGACAGTACTCTGGTGCCGCTACGCCGACCTGTGCGAACAACCGTTCGCCGCCATGGACTTCATGGCGCTGTGCGACACCTTCAGCGCTATTCTGTTGAGTGAAGTGCCAAATCTGAGCGCACAGAAACGTGAAGGACGCATCGCCCGAGGCACGGAAGACGGTGCCGAACGGGTCGTGGCCGGTGATCGCGAGCTGCCGCAATTGTCGGTGCATGACGACGGTGTCCGGCGTTTCATTGCCCTGGTGGACGAGTGCTACGACCGCAAGGTGCCGCTGTACCTCGAAGCGCAGGTGCCGATGGCGGCGTTGTACACCGAGGGTTATCTCGAATTCCCGTTCCGCCGCACGTTAAGCCGTTTACAGGAAATGCAGTTGCAACGTTTCGCCGAAGCCTGA
- a CDS encoding phosphoethanolamine transferase CptA — MTVFKRSNTTAKGFDWAGFLWLFLFFWYFSGITQLLIQLTGTSGFTGFRQAFVMSAIWLAPMLLFPRQTRVMAAVIGVVLWACSMASLGYFFIYQQEFSQSVIFIMFESNISEAGEYMTQYFAWWMVAAFLAHTLFAYFLWTRLRPVYMPRGRALVAATAILVAVVGYPLIKQTARTGSLAGGFEKFETRIEPAVPWQMAVAYHRYLDTLAGMQDMLDSASKIPPLKNLKDTMANQPATLVLVIGESTNRQRMSLYGYPRETTPELDKLKDQMAVFDNVITPRPYTIEALQQVLTFADEENPDLYLSTPSLVSMMKQAGYKTFWITNQQTMTKRNTMLTTFSEQADEQVYLNNNRNQNAAQYDGDVIAPFNKALADAAPRKLIVVHLLGTHMSYQYRYPPTFNKFTDRKGVPEGVRDDQVPTYNSYDNAVLYNDFVVSSLIKDYAKSDPNGFLMYLSDHGEDVFDSVGHSTLGRNEAKPTAPMYTIPFMAWASPKWRETHDWSFAGDLARPYSSSQLIHTWADLAGLSFDELDRSKSLVSDSFTPRPLMIGNPYERQSRPLIDFSLMKPKSTPTDPAVAQK, encoded by the coding sequence ATGACTGTGTTTAAACGCAGCAATACGACTGCGAAAGGTTTTGATTGGGCAGGATTTCTCTGGTTGTTCCTGTTCTTCTGGTATTTTTCCGGCATCACCCAATTACTCATTCAATTGACGGGCACCTCGGGCTTCACCGGGTTCCGCCAAGCCTTTGTGATGAGCGCCATCTGGCTCGCGCCGATGCTGCTGTTCCCTAGACAGACACGCGTCATGGCCGCGGTGATCGGCGTGGTGCTGTGGGCCTGCTCGATGGCCAGCCTGGGTTACTTCTTCATCTATCAGCAGGAATTCTCCCAGAGCGTCATCTTCATCATGTTCGAATCGAACATCAGTGAAGCGGGCGAGTACATGACCCAGTATTTCGCCTGGTGGATGGTGGCGGCGTTCCTCGCCCACACGCTGTTTGCTTATTTCCTGTGGACCCGCTTGCGCCCGGTGTACATGCCCCGTGGACGTGCGCTGGTGGCTGCAACCGCCATTCTGGTGGCCGTGGTCGGTTACCCGCTGATCAAGCAAACCGCGCGTACCGGCAGCCTGGCTGGTGGCTTCGAAAAATTCGAAACCCGTATCGAGCCGGCGGTGCCTTGGCAGATGGCAGTGGCGTATCACCGTTACCTCGACACCCTGGCCGGCATGCAAGACATGCTCGACAGCGCGAGCAAGATCCCACCGCTCAAGAACCTCAAGGACACGATGGCCAACCAGCCAGCGACCCTGGTGCTGGTGATCGGCGAGTCCACCAACCGTCAGCGCATGAGCCTCTATGGCTACCCGCGTGAAACCACGCCGGAACTGGACAAGCTCAAGGATCAGATGGCGGTCTTCGACAACGTCATCACCCCGCGCCCGTACACCATCGAGGCGTTGCAGCAGGTGCTGACGTTCGCCGACGAAGAAAACCCGGACCTTTACCTGTCCACACCGTCACTGGTCAGCATGATGAAACAGGCCGGTTACAAGACCTTCTGGATCACCAACCAGCAAACCATGACCAAGCGCAACACCATGCTCACCACGTTCTCCGAACAGGCCGACGAGCAGGTGTACCTGAACAACAACCGCAACCAGAACGCCGCGCAGTACGATGGCGACGTCATCGCACCATTCAACAAGGCCCTGGCAGACGCCGCACCGCGCAAGCTGATCGTGGTGCATTTGCTCGGCACGCACATGAGCTATCAGTACCGGTACCCACCGACCTTCAACAAGTTCACCGATCGCAAAGGCGTGCCGGAAGGCGTGCGTGACGATCAGGTACCAACGTACAACAGCTATGACAACGCCGTGCTGTACAACGACTTCGTGGTGTCGAGCCTGATCAAGGACTACGCCAAGTCAGATCCGAACGGCTTCCTGATGTATCTCTCGGACCACGGCGAAGATGTCTTCGACTCCGTGGGCCACAGCACGCTGGGACGCAACGAGGCCAAGCCGACGGCGCCGATGTACACCATTCCGTTCATGGCCTGGGCTTCGCCGAAATGGCGTGAAACCCACGACTGGAGTTTTGCCGGTGACCTGGCACGGCCTTACAGCAGCTCGCAGCTGATCCACACCTGGGCGGACCTGGCGGGTCTGAGTTTTGATGAGCTGGACCGCAGCAAGAGCCTGGTCAGCGACAGCTTCACGCCGCGTCCATTGATGATCGGCAATCCGTATGAGCGTCAGTCGCGCCCGCTGATCGACTTCAGCCTGATGAAACCGAAAAGCACGCCGACCGATCCGGCAGTCGCGCAGAAATGA
- a CDS encoding DinB family protein yields MNQPLSHHLLTMAYQNAWANYRLAKAWTQLSPAELAAPRVSFFPSLIATLNHILTCDWFYVDALERELRGDDPHPDCYVFFAKDEPFAAAADLQREQAHVDRRLIAYCEQLRDADLGRIVTIARDTPQHDSRLRLLSHLFEHQLHHRGQVHAMLSGTSVTPPQLDEFFCAGESHLRAEDFAELGWTETLIWGV; encoded by the coding sequence ATGAATCAGCCTCTGTCTCACCATTTGCTGACCATGGCCTATCAGAATGCTTGGGCCAATTACCGACTCGCCAAGGCCTGGACTCAGCTGAGCCCGGCCGAACTGGCGGCACCGCGAGTGAGCTTCTTCCCCAGCCTGATCGCCACCCTCAACCACATCCTGACGTGCGACTGGTTTTACGTGGATGCGCTGGAGCGGGAACTGCGCGGGGACGATCCGCATCCTGATTGCTATGTGTTCTTTGCCAAAGACGAGCCGTTCGCTGCGGCTGCCGACTTGCAGCGTGAACAAGCGCATGTGGACCGTCGCCTGATTGCCTATTGCGAACAATTGCGCGACGCCGACCTGGGACGCATCGTGACCATCGCCCGGGACACGCCGCAACATGACAGCCGTCTGCGCCTGCTGTCGCATTTGTTCGAACACCAGCTGCATCATCGCGGCCAGGTCCACGCGATGCTCAGCGGCACCTCGGTCACGCCGCCGCAGCTGGACGAGTTTTTCTGTGCCGGGGAGTCGCACCTGAGGGCTGAGGATTTTGCCGAGTTGGGCTGGACCGAAACGCTGATCTGGGGCGTTTGA